Proteins encoded together in one Streptomyces sp. NA04227 window:
- a CDS encoding DUF3050 domain-containing protein — MSRYDWGKENARIEKLRAVIETARAEVVKHPIYHQLNTLEDVNTFNENHVFAVWDFMSLLKSLQRSLTCVQVPWVPQGSSESRRLINDIVLVEESDELGDGFISHFEMYVNGMAEAGADVGTINGFLDRIREGERVRSALVTAEVPTAAATFVNATWDFIETAPLHCRAAAFAFGREDLIPEMFDQVIKVDDQGGKLATFREYLARHIEVDGEEHTPMAMAMVADLCGDDEAKWEEAGNTVTAALRARVALWGGIMKALEAQRA; from the coding sequence GTGTCGCGATACGACTGGGGTAAAGAGAACGCCCGCATCGAGAAGCTGCGCGCGGTCATCGAGACGGCGCGCGCCGAAGTGGTCAAACACCCCATCTACCACCAGCTCAACACGCTTGAGGACGTCAACACCTTCAACGAGAACCATGTGTTCGCCGTCTGGGACTTCATGTCGCTGCTCAAGAGCCTTCAGCGCAGCCTGACGTGTGTGCAGGTCCCCTGGGTTCCGCAGGGCTCCTCGGAGAGCCGCCGGCTGATCAACGACATCGTCCTGGTCGAGGAGAGCGACGAGCTCGGCGACGGTTTCATCAGTCACTTCGAGATGTACGTCAACGGCATGGCCGAGGCCGGTGCCGACGTCGGCACGATCAACGGCTTCCTGGACCGGATCCGCGAGGGCGAGCGCGTACGTTCCGCCCTGGTCACCGCCGAGGTGCCGACGGCCGCCGCCACCTTCGTCAACGCCACCTGGGACTTCATCGAGACGGCCCCGCTGCACTGCCGTGCCGCCGCCTTCGCCTTCGGCCGCGAGGACCTGATCCCCGAGATGTTCGACCAGGTCATCAAGGTCGACGACCAGGGCGGCAAGCTGGCCACGTTCCGCGAGTACCTGGCCCGCCACATCGAGGTGGACGGCGAGGAGCACACCCCGATGGCGATGGCGATGGTCGCCGACCTGTGCGGCGATGACGAGGCCAAGTGGGAGGAGGCGGGCAACACGGTGACCGCCGCCCTGCGCGCCCGAGTCGCCCTGTGGGGCGGCATCATGAAGGCACTGGAGGCACAACGGGCCTGA
- a CDS encoding TetR/AcrR family transcriptional regulator: protein MSSTGKDENPTPPHPRRRADAERNRARVLSAARELFAERGSEVSMDEVARRAEVGIGTLYRHFPTKQAMVLAAGQQRFGEILTYYRTTCRDSAEPLEALHLLLTHIAEVESRDRGFATAVTQGALGSAGPRSPLREDLEAELMSLIGKGQSGGTIRGDVQGSDILALTCGLTSIVHHRSGDWHRYIDIVLDGLKPAP, encoded by the coding sequence ATGAGTTCCACGGGCAAGGACGAGAATCCCACCCCCCCACATCCCCGCCGCCGAGCGGATGCGGAACGCAACCGGGCCCGCGTGCTGAGCGCCGCGCGCGAACTCTTCGCGGAGCGCGGCTCCGAGGTCTCGATGGACGAGGTGGCCCGCCGCGCCGAGGTCGGCATCGGCACGCTGTACCGCCACTTCCCGACCAAGCAGGCCATGGTCCTGGCCGCAGGTCAGCAACGCTTCGGCGAGATCCTCACCTACTACCGCACCACCTGCCGCGACTCCGCCGAACCCCTCGAAGCGCTGCACCTGTTGCTCACCCACATCGCCGAAGTGGAGTCCAGGGACCGGGGGTTCGCGACGGCGGTCACCCAAGGCGCCCTCGGCTCCGCGGGCCCGCGCAGCCCCCTGCGCGAGGACCTGGAAGCGGAACTGATGTCACTGATCGGCAAGGGCCAGTCGGGCGGCACCATCCGCGGGGACGTCCAGGGCTCCGACATTCTCGCCCTCACCTGCGGCCTGACCTCGATCGTGCACCACCGCAGCGGGGACTGGCACCGCTACATCGACATCGTTCTCGACGGCCTCAAGCCCGCCCCGTAG
- a CDS encoding ATP-binding protein encodes MSTVKNPGPLAALTGLAARARVARVTEALCSMPVSAEAVPLLRRFARDTSRQWDLPGNAEEAACVIVTELVTNVLLHSGSRDVTLRIVRGDCSLTIHVDDDGRWKRREGARRASQDANVPCGRGLRLVDAYAVACEVDGSDYGTRVRAEIAVGA; translated from the coding sequence ATGAGCACCGTCAAGAACCCCGGACCGCTCGCCGCCCTCACCGGCCTCGCGGCCCGGGCGCGAGTTGCCAGGGTCACCGAGGCGCTGTGTTCGATGCCGGTGAGTGCCGAAGCGGTCCCACTGCTGCGACGGTTCGCCAGGGACACCTCCCGGCAGTGGGACCTGCCCGGCAACGCCGAGGAAGCGGCCTGCGTCATCGTCACGGAACTCGTGACCAACGTCCTTTTGCACAGTGGCAGTCGCGATGTCACCCTGCGGATCGTGCGCGGCGACTGTTCCCTCACCATCCATGTCGACGACGACGGCCGCTGGAAGCGCCGTGAGGGCGCCCGCCGCGCGAGCCAGGACGCGAACGTCCCGTGCGGCCGCGGGCTCCGCCTGGTCGACGCCTACGCGGTCGCCTGCGAGGTGGACGGCAGCGATTACGGCACGCGCGTACGTGCCGAGATCGCGGTCGGGGCCTGA
- a CDS encoding LuxR family transcriptional regulator: MTGSDTTAGSRLRHLLVSQSSEPRIALVAGRAGTGKTRLVERLLELPQSRARSALVLAFTASGEAVKRVERPLVRSTAATTSTPPATADANHPRTATHRTDRSDQRAEYGTERADRADRLEHLDRPDRVDRMDRVDRTDRPERADRPDRTSGTEPRPCIPGARTETFAPDATPAAPHTATTTAPTPPSPATLGALAALGDLAAATDPVLLVAEDVHRADPAALALLTRLLTKPPAGLVAVLTYRPEELPEPGLPLGGPVDYPAEAAVIRIPLEPLTEEQIAAYAAEVLGAHRCSAEFTARLHQRSGGVAQVAADLLRALDDGGKEPYGAAEVDAVGVPVRLAELIAGRIRAIPAEHRPVVWAAGVLGEPAPAHELAAVAGVPLETGRAGLLAAEAAGVLRELDRGRYGFDVPLAAHAVHDLLPGTVREDMHRRAARTLGRRQPVPWARLARHHRHGGRTRDWLRAVERAAEQYAAGGRHMDAIVLLDRTLSATGIPQHHRVKLALLLARSAVIALRVDETVGVMRHIVEDVDLPTEVRGEMRLDLALLLSNTVGLGEGGRAELTQAAEELESRPDLAARAMSALAMPYWPGPPLEANLRWLERAEEAAKESGNLAVQMAVAANRATVMLNIGAPGAWQLVEQLPRDTEELAARQQVARGVVNAADCAYWLGEYATADALLAEGRELASRTGASGAHRTGRSTELLLRMATGQWAALSEHATAYAIEVGEDHLAAVDANLVRALLALARGDWSTCFELLTGNAVSNEERPVPLGAAASALRIRLALARREPEAAAEEAELAWGRLRAKGVWAWAADLAPWAVEAQALTGRRERAAQWVTEFAEGVEGRPVPVATASLARARAALAESAEEHVTAAELFREAAESYEALPRPYEAALAREAAGRCALAAGGRETSRGVDELTAAARVLDDLAAVWDAARVRATLRTNHQAPDRRPPGRPGYGDRLSPREREVAVLAGRGLTNREIAETLHLSSRTVEQHVARALRKLGAHSRQDLAQAAEAQGPEQGQ, translated from the coding sequence GTGACCGGCAGTGATACTACCGCAGGTAGCCGACTGCGCCACCTGCTGGTCTCGCAGAGCTCCGAACCCAGGATCGCGCTGGTCGCGGGGCGGGCCGGGACGGGCAAGACGCGCCTGGTGGAACGGCTCCTCGAACTGCCCCAGTCCCGCGCCCGGTCGGCACTCGTCCTCGCCTTCACCGCCTCCGGCGAGGCGGTGAAGCGCGTCGAACGCCCGCTCGTACGTAGTACCGCCGCCACTACGTCCACCCCTCCCGCGACCGCGGACGCGAACCACCCGCGCACGGCGACCCACCGGACGGACAGGTCGGACCAGAGAGCGGAATACGGCACAGAACGGGCGGACCGGGCAGACCGGTTGGAACACCTCGATCGCCCGGACCGTGTCGACCGCATGGACCGTGTCGACCGCACGGACCGTCCGGAGCGCGCAGACCGTCCGGACCGCACGAGCGGGACGGAACCCAGACCCTGCATACCCGGCGCCCGTACGGAGACCTTCGCACCGGACGCCACCCCCGCCGCGCCCCACACCGCGACCACGACCGCCCCCACTCCGCCGTCGCCCGCGACCCTCGGCGCGCTCGCCGCGCTCGGCGACCTCGCCGCCGCCACCGACCCCGTCCTCCTGGTGGCCGAGGACGTGCACCGCGCCGACCCCGCCGCCCTCGCCCTCCTCACCAGGCTACTGACAAAACCGCCCGCCGGACTCGTCGCGGTACTCACCTACCGCCCGGAGGAACTTCCCGAGCCGGGGCTGCCGCTCGGCGGCCCCGTCGACTACCCGGCCGAGGCGGCGGTCATCCGGATCCCCCTCGAACCGCTCACCGAGGAACAGATCGCCGCATACGCGGCGGAAGTGCTCGGTGCGCACCGGTGCAGCGCCGAGTTCACGGCGCGGCTGCACCAGCGCTCCGGTGGCGTGGCCCAGGTCGCGGCGGACCTGCTGCGCGCGCTCGACGACGGTGGCAAGGAACCGTACGGCGCCGCCGAAGTGGACGCGGTGGGGGTCCCGGTGCGCCTGGCCGAACTGATCGCGGGCCGCATCCGCGCGATACCCGCCGAGCACCGCCCCGTGGTGTGGGCGGCGGGCGTGCTCGGCGAGCCCGCCCCGGCGCACGAACTGGCCGCCGTCGCCGGAGTGCCCCTGGAGACCGGACGGGCCGGGCTGCTCGCCGCCGAGGCGGCCGGGGTGCTGCGCGAACTCGACCGCGGCCGCTACGGATTCGACGTACCGCTCGCCGCGCACGCGGTGCACGACCTGCTGCCCGGCACGGTGCGCGAGGACATGCACCGCAGGGCCGCCCGTACGCTCGGCCGCCGCCAGCCGGTGCCCTGGGCCCGGCTCGCGCGGCACCACCGGCACGGCGGGCGCACCCGGGACTGGCTGCGCGCGGTGGAGCGCGCGGCCGAGCAGTACGCGGCGGGCGGCAGGCACATGGACGCGATCGTCCTGCTCGACCGCACGCTCTCGGCGACCGGCATCCCCCAGCACCATCGGGTGAAACTGGCCCTGCTGCTCGCCCGCAGCGCGGTCATCGCGCTGCGTGTGGACGAGACGGTCGGCGTGATGCGGCACATCGTCGAGGATGTCGACCTGCCCACCGAGGTACGCGGCGAGATGCGCCTGGACCTCGCCCTGCTGCTGTCCAACACGGTCGGCCTCGGCGAGGGCGGACGGGCCGAACTCACCCAGGCCGCCGAGGAGTTGGAGTCCCGTCCGGATCTCGCGGCGCGCGCCATGTCCGCACTGGCCATGCCGTACTGGCCCGGCCCGCCGCTGGAGGCCAACCTCCGCTGGCTGGAGCGGGCCGAGGAAGCCGCCAAGGAGAGCGGCAACCTCGCGGTACAGATGGCCGTCGCCGCCAACCGGGCCACCGTCATGCTCAACATCGGCGCTCCGGGCGCCTGGCAACTCGTCGAGCAACTCCCCCGGGACACCGAGGAGTTGGCGGCGCGCCAGCAGGTGGCGCGCGGCGTGGTCAACGCCGCCGACTGCGCGTACTGGCTCGGTGAGTACGCCACGGCGGACGCGCTGCTCGCCGAGGGCCGCGAACTCGCCTCCCGCACCGGCGCCTCGGGCGCCCACCGGACCGGCCGCAGTACCGAACTGCTGCTGCGGATGGCCACCGGCCAGTGGGCGGCTCTCAGCGAGCACGCGACGGCGTACGCGATCGAGGTCGGCGAGGACCATCTCGCCGCCGTGGACGCCAACTTGGTACGGGCGCTGCTCGCGTTGGCCCGCGGCGACTGGAGCACCTGCTTCGAACTCCTCACCGGCAACGCCGTGTCGAACGAGGAGAGACCCGTACCGCTGGGCGCCGCCGCCTCGGCACTGCGGATCCGGCTCGCACTGGCCCGGCGGGAGCCGGAGGCAGCGGCCGAGGAAGCCGAGCTGGCCTGGGGACGGCTGCGCGCCAAGGGCGTCTGGGCCTGGGCGGCCGACCTCGCGCCCTGGGCCGTGGAGGCCCAGGCCCTCACCGGTCGGCGCGAGCGGGCCGCCCAGTGGGTGACCGAGTTCGCCGAGGGCGTCGAGGGCCGCCCGGTCCCGGTCGCCACCGCCTCGCTCGCCCGCGCCCGGGCCGCGCTCGCGGAGAGCGCCGAGGAACACGTCACCGCCGCCGAGCTGTTCCGCGAGGCCGCCGAGTCCTACGAAGCACTGCCGCGCCCGTACGAGGCGGCGCTCGCCCGCGAGGCGGCGGGCCGCTGCGCGCTGGCGGCCGGGGGCCGCGAGACGAGCCGCGGGGTGGACGAACTGACCGCGGCGGCAAGGGTGTTGGACGACCTCGCCGCAGTCTGGGACGCCGCCCGGGTACGCGCGACCCTGCGCACCAACCACCAGGCCCCCGACCGCCGCCCGCCGGGCCGCCCCGGCTACGGCGACCGCCTCTCCCCGCGCGAACGCGAGGTGGCGGTACTCGCGGGCCGTGGCCTGACCAACCGCGAGATAGCCGAGACGCTGCACCTGTCCTCCCGCACCGTCGAACAGCATGTGGCGCGTGCCCTGCGCAAGCTCGGTGCGCATTCGCGACAGGACTTGGCCCAGGCGGCGGAGGCCCAGGGGCCCGAGCAGGGCCAATAG
- a CDS encoding D-hexose-6-phosphate mutarotase: MNDALSALPVIEELSPSVTRRLLGEIPVLVVDHPRVRGAVSLQGGQVLAWQPAGSAPGLWLGERNTWQAGKPVRGGVPLCWPWFGPAAKPSHGFARLLDWDLVAHEEREGGVLLALELKASEKTREVWPHEFTLSIRIVLGATCDIELEAQGDHSSTGALHTYLAVGALGKAEVSGLGGSYRDNLLAVDVSDVDGTVVPADHIERVYTEPEDVSLLRDEALGRVVELAHRGASDVVVWNPGAELAASMGDLTDEDHRHFLCVETGRINAPLVSTEERPGRLGLTLRLLPA; this comes from the coding sequence ATGAACGACGCACTCTCCGCCCTGCCCGTCATCGAAGAACTGTCGCCTTCGGTGACCCGCCGCCTGCTCGGCGAGATCCCGGTCCTGGTCGTCGACCACCCGCGTGTCCGGGGCGCGGTCAGCCTCCAGGGCGGCCAGGTGCTCGCCTGGCAACCCGCCGGATCCGCGCCGGGCCTGTGGCTGGGCGAGCGGAACACCTGGCAGGCCGGGAAGCCCGTCCGGGGCGGGGTGCCCCTGTGCTGGCCGTGGTTCGGTCCCGCCGCGAAGCCCTCGCACGGCTTCGCCCGCCTCCTCGACTGGGACCTCGTGGCGCACGAGGAGAGGGAGGGCGGGGTCCTGCTGGCCCTGGAGTTGAAGGCCTCGGAGAAGACGCGTGAGGTCTGGCCGCACGAGTTCACCCTGAGCATCCGGATCGTGCTCGGCGCGACGTGCGACATCGAGCTGGAGGCGCAGGGCGACCACAGCAGTACGGGCGCGCTGCACACCTATCTGGCGGTCGGCGCCCTGGGCAAGGCGGAGGTCTCCGGTCTCGGCGGGAGCTACCGCGACAACCTGCTGGCGGTGGACGTGTCCGACGTCGACGGCACGGTGGTGCCCGCGGACCACATCGAGCGGGTCTACACCGAGCCGGAGGACGTCAGCCTGCTCAGGGACGAGGCCCTCGGCCGGGTCGTCGAGCTCGCGCACCGTGGGGCGAGCGATGTCGTGGTCTGGAACCCCGGCGCCGAACTGGCCGCCTCCATGGGCGACTTGACCGACGAGGACCACCGCCACTTCCTGTGCGTGGAGACCGGACGGATCAACGCCCCGCTGGTGAGTACGGAGGAGCGCCCCGGCCGACTGGGCCTCACCCTGCGCCTGCTCCCCGCCTGA
- a CDS encoding GNAT family N-acetyltransferase, whose amino-acid sequence MTDTDNAAARPTPAPTSPKSVGFVELSRETMTALLNHDLAGASREAGVALTEFFVTEDARWVWQYRLDQLAANPACAGWITQIVVDEPGGDVVGYAGFHGPPDGAGMVELGYSVVPEHRRQGYARAILTAFLDRATAEPLVRKLRVTIRPDNTASLATISGFGFEKVGEQWDERDGREIVFELPV is encoded by the coding sequence GTGACAGACACAGACAACGCCGCCGCGCGCCCCACTCCCGCCCCCACGAGCCCGAAGTCCGTGGGCTTCGTCGAGCTGTCGCGGGAGACCATGACCGCCTTGCTGAACCACGACCTGGCCGGTGCCAGTAGGGAAGCGGGTGTCGCTCTGACCGAGTTCTTCGTCACCGAGGACGCGCGGTGGGTGTGGCAGTACCGGCTCGATCAGCTGGCCGCGAACCCGGCGTGCGCGGGGTGGATCACGCAGATCGTGGTGGACGAACCGGGGGGCGACGTCGTGGGGTACGCCGGGTTCCATGGGCCGCCGGACGGGGCGGGCATGGTGGAACTGGGGTACTCGGTGGTCCCTGAACACCGGCGGCAGGGCTATGCGCGGGCCATCCTGACCGCGTTCCTGGACCGGGCCACCGCCGAACCCCTCGTCAGAAAGCTGCGGGTGACCATCAGGCCCGACAACACCGCCTCGTTGGCGACGATTTCGGGCTTCGGGTTCGAGAAGGTCGGCGAGCAGTGGGACGAGCGGGACGGGCGCGAGATCGTCTTCGAGCTGCCTGTCTGA
- a CDS encoding ATP-binding protein codes for MRSAGDSVPVEGDFGQWYMQFTTSVKAVALARHQSEKTLRAWGYGQCDTDRIVLAVSELATNAVRHGRVRDRLFEVRLTEELDGLLLEVSDASERVPRPVCAGEDDESGRGLALVAALAEDFGHHPRVPIGKTVWARFRTEAAVRGPEGRDPRS; via the coding sequence GTGCGGTCAGCAGGGGATTCGGTGCCGGTGGAGGGGGACTTCGGGCAGTGGTACATGCAGTTCACCACCTCCGTGAAAGCCGTGGCCCTCGCTCGGCATCAGTCCGAAAAGACCCTGCGCGCCTGGGGTTACGGACAGTGCGACACCGACCGGATCGTGCTCGCCGTGAGTGAGCTGGCCACAAATGCCGTACGGCACGGGCGAGTTCGGGATCGGCTCTTCGAAGTACGGCTGACCGAGGAGCTCGACGGGCTGCTCCTTGAGGTGTCCGATGCCTCGGAGCGGGTGCCGCGGCCCGTGTGCGCCGGCGAGGACGACGAGAGCGGACGTGGGCTCGCTCTGGTCGCCGCGCTCGCCGAGGACTTCGGTCACCATCCCCGGGTGCCGATCGGCAAGACGGTCTGGGCGAGGTTTCGTACGGAGGCAGCCGTGCGGGGCCCGGAGGGCAGGGACCCGCGCTCGTGA
- a CDS encoding helix-turn-helix transcriptional regulator encodes MGSKYGDWLKEQREAAGLTQQELADRAIMTRSHISHIEAGRRVPSKDDAKRLDRALNTGNVLQTFLPRTDVVIADYFESALELEQQATVIREFAPSLVPGILQTEPYMRGVIGAVFPPWSAEECDKLVVTRLNRAKILTDPTTPMVWALLDEAVLRRPVGGPEVMLEQIQHLIGLAESGRVRIHVLPLGLGVHSLLPGMLSLMSFEDQPPAAYTEGLYTGTLHDSPAIVEQLQGTYDLALGDALPIKESLALMRAAAKDYGHHD; translated from the coding sequence ATGGGCAGCAAGTACGGCGACTGGCTCAAGGAACAGCGCGAGGCAGCGGGTCTGACGCAGCAGGAGCTCGCGGATCGCGCGATCATGACCCGTTCGCACATCTCGCACATCGAGGCGGGGCGCAGGGTTCCGTCGAAGGACGACGCGAAGCGGCTGGACAGGGCGTTGAACACGGGGAATGTGTTGCAGACGTTTCTACCGCGCACCGACGTCGTGATCGCCGACTACTTCGAGTCGGCGCTCGAACTCGAACAACAGGCAACGGTGATCCGGGAGTTCGCGCCGTCTCTGGTCCCGGGCATTCTTCAGACGGAGCCCTACATGCGAGGTGTCATCGGCGCCGTCTTCCCTCCATGGAGCGCTGAGGAGTGCGACAAGCTGGTGGTCACTCGACTCAACCGGGCGAAGATTCTTACCGACCCGACCACTCCCATGGTGTGGGCGCTTCTGGACGAAGCAGTGCTCCGCCGCCCGGTCGGTGGTCCGGAGGTCATGCTGGAGCAGATCCAGCACCTCATCGGTCTGGCCGAGTCAGGGCGAGTGCGGATTCACGTGCTTCCCCTCGGCCTTGGCGTTCACTCTCTGCTGCCAGGAATGCTGTCCCTGATGTCGTTCGAGGACCAGCCACCGGCCGCCTACACAGAGGGGCTCTACACAGGGACGCTGCACGATTCCCCGGCTATTGTCGAACAGTTGCAGGGGACCTACGACCTGGCCCTGGGCGACGCTCTGCCGATCAAGGAATCGCTTGCTCTCATGCGAGCAGCGGCGAAGGATTACGGACACCATGACTGA
- a CDS encoding DUF397 domain-containing protein, producing the protein MTEHTLPQASALGGWRKSTYSDGNGGSCLEVVDTHPTGIPVRDSKNPNGPALCFTTGTWGTFVSAVKADRLAR; encoded by the coding sequence ATGACTGAGCACACGCTTCCCCAAGCCTCCGCCCTCGGCGGCTGGCGCAAGTCGACCTACAGCGACGGAAACGGCGGCAGCTGCCTAGAGGTCGTCGACACCCACCCCACCGGCATCCCCGTACGCGACTCCAAGAACCCCAACGGCCCCGCACTCTGCTTCACCACCGGCACGTGGGGCACCTTCGTCTCCGCGGTGAAGGCCGACCGCCTCGCCCGCTGA
- a CDS encoding GNAT family N-acetyltransferase encodes MIETERLILRPLGTADADLFVELHADPRVNRFVGAYSRQQALERLALIERQWSERGHGLCAIELRSTGEFVGRSGLQYWEQFDEVELGWTLRAEHWGHGYATEAARACLDWGFATLQEDYFTALIRPGNEPSVKVAERLGFSPRRQDEVMGNAVTVYALDRPR; translated from the coding sequence GTGATCGAAACCGAGCGGCTCATTCTGCGACCTCTGGGGACCGCGGACGCCGACCTCTTCGTCGAGTTGCATGCCGACCCGAGAGTCAATCGCTTCGTCGGGGCCTACTCCCGTCAACAAGCCCTGGAACGACTCGCCTTGATCGAGCGGCAGTGGTCCGAGCGCGGGCACGGCCTGTGCGCGATCGAACTCAGGTCGACCGGGGAATTCGTGGGCCGCAGCGGCTTGCAGTACTGGGAGCAGTTCGACGAAGTCGAGCTGGGCTGGACCCTCCGTGCGGAGCACTGGGGGCACGGATACGCGACCGAAGCCGCACGAGCCTGTCTCGACTGGGGCTTCGCCACGCTCCAAGAGGACTACTTCACGGCTCTCATACGACCGGGCAACGAGCCGTCGGTGAAAGTGGCCGAGCGCCTTGGCTTCTCCCCACGGCGTCAGGACGAGGTCATGGGGAACGCCGTCACGGTGTACGCGTTGGATCGGCCCCGCTGA
- a CDS encoding ATP-binding cassette domain-containing protein, producing the protein MSSPHSAAETDDQPVAAVAGVSVTYGSTRALDDVSLDFPAGVTGLLGPNGAGKSTLLSLLSTATRPRSGAVTLLGEAASGRAGVRRLRQRIGVLPQSFGFYPRFTVLEFTEYAAWLRKVPAAKRRERALAALRLVEMEKYADRRMGALSGGMLRRAGIAQAMVNEPSLVLLDEPTVGLDPAQRVGFRSLIRELSERCAVVMSTHLAEDVAGVCDRVAVLLDGTVRFTGTVAELCALPRSKAEAEASTEGAGGEEAGGEEAVTEVDGGAVEAGYLHLAGPGTVR; encoded by the coding sequence GTGTCCTCCCCCCACAGCGCTGCCGAGACCGACGACCAGCCGGTCGCGGCGGTGGCGGGCGTGTCGGTCACCTACGGGTCCACGCGCGCCCTCGACGACGTCTCACTCGACTTCCCCGCCGGGGTCACCGGCCTGCTGGGGCCCAACGGGGCCGGAAAAAGCACCCTGTTGTCCCTGTTGAGTACCGCGACCAGACCCAGGTCGGGCGCGGTCACGCTGCTCGGCGAAGCGGCCTCGGGCCGTGCGGGGGTGCGGCGGCTGCGACAGCGGATCGGGGTGCTGCCGCAGAGCTTCGGTTTCTACCCCCGTTTCACCGTCCTGGAGTTCACCGAGTACGCCGCCTGGCTGCGCAAGGTGCCCGCCGCCAAGCGCCGTGAACGTGCCCTGGCGGCACTGCGCCTGGTGGAGATGGAGAAGTACGCCGACCGCCGGATGGGCGCCCTGTCCGGTGGCATGCTGCGCCGGGCCGGTATCGCCCAGGCCATGGTCAACGAGCCCTCGCTGGTGCTCCTCGACGAACCGACGGTAGGACTGGATCCCGCCCAGCGGGTCGGATTCCGGTCCCTGATACGGGAGTTGAGCGAACGCTGTGCGGTCGTGATGAGCACACATCTGGCCGAGGACGTCGCGGGGGTGTGCGACCGGGTGGCCGTACTGCTCGACGGGACGGTCCGCTTCACGGGCACGGTCGCCGAACTGTGCGCCCTGCCCCGCAGCAAGGCCGAGGCCGAGGCGAGTACGGAAGGGGCGGGCGGAGAAGAGGCGGGTGGAGAAGAGGCAGTCACGGAAGTCGACGGCGGCGCCGTGGAAGCCGGATACCTGCATCTCGCCGGACCCGGGACGGTGCGCTGA